AAAcatttgagaaataaaattaaggaaTACAGAAAAGACACAAAAAGCTGTCACTGTAAAAAGAATGCTCAAAAGTTAAGGAGAACTGTCCTCAtaccaaaaaaatatttcaatatgtTCCTACCTGCTGTCTCTATAAAGAAAATTTCACAAAGGACATCTTTCGGAAAACAATAATACACATGTCTGAAACCTGTTCCTATTCTCCCTCTCACAAAGACTTCCTGCAGATGCCAGAAGCGGCAATTCCTtcaattctgttttcttcctgtccaattcaaaacacccaaaccccTGCTGTTTTCTTGTGCTCACATATCTTTGACCATTCAGTAAACAAGCTTAAGTTCAATAAATGAAAAGgacacaaaataaaacacaaaccccCACACTGATATTGAGAATTTGAATGGGCAAAGTGGAACAATGTAGCCAGGGAACAGGATATGACACAAGAAGCTGAAGGTAGGAACAGTGGCCTGCAAAGAACTACAGAGAACTGCTAGAAGTTATTTCAACAGTATGACTGGCAAAGCACACCAGTGTTCTTCAAGGGCATCCTCAAGGTCTTGGTGACTCTCTTTAACCCAGGACAAGCAAATGGTTCTCTGCACTGTACTCCCATCTATTCTCCCTCAAATTCTGCAATTAAGCAAATGCAGTAAATAAGCGCTTGAAGAAAGGACCACAACTTCAGCTGTGACAAATAATCAAAACATGAGATGTGTATGAAACTAAACTTAATCTCAGCAGCCAAGAATCTCCTGGCCTAAATCTTTACCTATTTTGCTAACAAAATAGTAGTATCTGAAAGTATGTGGTACACAGCATCTGAGAGAGGTAGAATCTTCCCCTGTAGAGGTAATTGTTAGCACTTATCTACCTCTGTTGCTTTCTCCAGGCTCTGTCGCAGATCCAGCAATTCTTTATCATGCTGCTCTTTAAGTTTATCCATCTCTGTGTCGTGGCTGGACACTTCTTCTTTAAGTGCTCCTTTCAAAGCTGtgagctctctctctctctttctcaaaATCTCTTCTTGTTGATCTTTTGCTATCAATACTTCTTGCAGATCCTGCTTCATTTGCATCAGCTCCTAAAGCCCAAAATGAAACACAGCTGTGTGTCAAATAGCCCCTGTGGATGTTCTGTTTATGTCTCACAGAAAGAAAGCACTTAAGCTCCCCAAGGACACCTTTGTTTCATATGATTGACAtattttttacagcttttatAGTAAGCTGAAAATTTTCTCCACCCTAATATTATTAGAAGTATAACATATATCTGATGTTTTATATAATAGGTCAACATAACTGATGCTGCAAAACTACCAAAAGATTTTAATGGTGTATGTTATGCCATCTGCAAATAATGCAGGAGTCACTCCTACATTGTGCTTGCACTAACAATGAGGTAGATAAGAACAAAGATAAAGCACTTTCCCCCAGGTGCAAGAGAAACAAACTGAGTGataattctttgctttcttttctgctggaaaaaataaataaagttgCTTCTTCAAGTCTGAAGACAAAACAAGCGCTTCCTAACCAAGTCCGTGTCTTCACacccttcctcctcccaccagGGTAACCCTAGAAGTCATTTTCCTTCTACAAATCTGTAGGAAGGAACTGGACAGTCAGTAAATCTGAAGACTAAAGATGCATACAAAAACACAGAATAACAGAAACAATCAAAAATTTATCACTTCAAGAATTCTCTAATTTGGTATTTCTCCAACTGTGAATAATTGTACTTTCAAAGAGAATGCAGGCTTCCCCTCCACTGAAGGAGGATCAGGACATCTAAACTACTTCTGACACATCACCTACTCTGCCATTAAAAGCCTACAATGGAAGGGATCCTACCACCATCCCAGACAGCATCTTCCTCTGTTTAATTATCAGTATTAACAGAAACTTTTTCTAACACTTAATCTTTGACTCTCTGAAGCTAAATCTCTCATTTCTTACTCTATCTCCACACAACATAGAAAAATTGATCACTATGACCTTTACAGTAACATTCTGTAAGATGTATTTTTGACTTTTCCCTCACTTCTCTATTCAGATTGAAGTTCTTCAAAGGTAATGTTTTTCAGTACTATCATCATCATTTGTGATATTTCCCTACTTATTTTCAACTTTCAGTTACAGTACCTGACCTTTAAGACACTCATTTAAGAGTAATCAAATATCACCCCTACAAAACAAGGGAGTTATGTTGTTTATTTCATCATATTAGTATAACCAGGGCTACAGCAAATTCCTCTTTCATCCCAAGGTGACAGAAACCCTGTAACTCTTTTGCTCCTCTCCAGACTCATCCCTTCTCTCCCTGGTCCCACCAATAGAAAATATACAGTTTAAAGGCTCCTTTGttcagttattttaaattttttaggTGAATCTCACGTGGTTTTGATAAGATATACATCTCCTTTAAACTAATCTTCCCTGCTCTGACAACAACTCCTAATTGCTAAAACTGACTGAGATTATTATCTGATAATAGTAGATAACTCACCTGTCTGTCAACCATTAAGATATCTGTTCTCCTGCTCCATAAAACAATGGTACTTACACTCTGTATTCCTTTTGGGGTTAATAGCAACATGCTTTCTTAGGTTCCCTAATAATGCTACATTGTTTTGAATTAAtagcagagaaaagcaaaggtATGTATTTCTGTATCTTAGTCTCCTCTTTTCATGCAATTTTTGATCCCACTTCTGATATTTTGTAACTAACCTCAATCAGAATCTCTTTCTCCCCTTCATCAGTGTGTTTTGCATTATCCAGTTCATCATGCATCTCAGAGAGCTGGTCTTGAAGATCTCTGATCTCAGTCTGGTGTTTTTCCTGCTCCATCTTCACTTGAAAAAGCCTCATCAGTAAAAATCagataggatttttttaatttgtagaaATACTAACTTGTTCATTCAAGTACTAAAAAGATACACATTCACATGTTGCCACAAGAGAATGGGATAAAAtgaggcagaaaaataaaatgtcagaGGGGTAAAAATGAGAAATCTTCTAACCAGGTATTTAAGAGGGaagctgtattttatttcagacCTGGTACTCTAGTCATTGAACCGTTCCCACATTTCAAAGACTTGAACTATATATTTGGACcatgaaatattaaaagcaaTTTGCACTAAGAGGAAGATTATAAATTCAGCAATCTTTCTCTTCCTTACAGGTATTCTAAAGACATGACTATTCTAAATGGTAGAAACATTTCCTACAGTAACAAAATGCCACTTGTCTGGTTCCATGAACATATTCTGGAGACACAGGTACTTTTAATCTAAAAGATTTAAGAAAAGGTACACATTTCAATAATAACTTTACTAGAATTAACTCACTCCTCCAGGTTTTGCCTGAGttccttctcattttcttccagCTGCTTTTTTAAGGCTTCCTTTTCACATATACTTTGATCAAGCTGCAACTGAAGATCTTCCAGACTTGCTCGTGTAGCATCTCTCTCTTCTTTGGAATTTTGCTGATTCTGAATTTTGTACACCAGAAGTTAAGCAAAATGACAGAAGCTACATGATTAATACAGTTTGTCTCTTAGTCTATGTCTGTCTCACTGCAAGCGACAGATTAACATTTACCTCAGCAGACACCTAAGAAGTGCTTTGTGCATGTGCTTAACAATTTTATTCACTGCTCCAAACGCGTTCTCATATACTAAGAATGGATTTGTTACAAAGGGTAACAACACTGTGACCAGCTACCCCTTAAATAAAGAGCCTTCTGAAAAAGCACAGGTATACCTGGATTAAGAAGAATATGAAGCAAAAGGGATTCAGCTGGAGGATTAGTTGtcacttattttaaaaagtgtatcCAAAATAATCAGAAGCTTTATAACAATAAAGTTCCATACCCTAATTTCCAGATCCAGTTTTTTCTCTAACTCTACCACTTTCCTTTCAAGTTCTTCTTTTTGTTCCACCAATGCTTTTACTTCAGCCGAAGAATCCAAAACCTGCAATTAAATAGAGACATTTATTTCCACAAAGCCAATATGTTCTTTGAGAATagcttcttatttttttaatctaaagcAAAGCTACAAGCAAGACTAACAAAGCATAGAATCAACTGCCTGAGCTCACCAGGGATTTTTCATATGGGTCAGGCCAAGGTAAGATTTTCAAAGGAACCATGATTTGGTTTTCATAAAACATCTTGGTAATTGCTCAAGGCATGTTgacaataaaacagaaaatatacaaacataaagaaaaattcaaattaggCAACATATTACTCAAATCATGTGTACTTTGCGCCAATTTTACTGAGATATCACTAATTATGCAAAATGGACATCAAAGGAAAGCATGACCATATGTTAAGACAGGTTTTCAGATACATTTTTTAGGTAATTTCCTAGGACgtattttgcaaataaataatGCTGTAATTAATAACCAAAGCTATATGAGTCTCTCATGCTATGTCTGTCTCACTGCAATCAAAAGattaacatttatttctgcagaTAAATTTTATCTTTACCCAAGAAATTTCATACGAATATACCTAGCATTTTTCTTCATTGCTCCAAACTCCTTCTCAAATACTAAGAGATTTCTTAAAAATGCTAACTGAGCTGTGAGCAACTACACTTAAAATCTTCTGAAAAAGCACATGCATATCTAGATTAAGaagaatatgaagaaaaaaaatcatgtttacTAATTATACTCCAGGATAAAATAATAGGCAATAAGCATTTAATCCTTCTCGTGCCATCAAAATTAAGCTATATTCCTGAGGGAATATTCTACATGAATAGCCTAGTAGAAGTCAGATTCAGATTCTTAAGGCCCTGCCTGAATACTGCACTACTTTGAAACAAgccaaagcaaatgaaaaattctttacCTGTGTCTTTCCAGCAGCTCTTGACTTTAAAGTCTGAATTTTCTCAAAAACCAAGTTCACTTTCCTCTTTGTTGCATCGTCGTTATCAGGACTTCTAAAACAGACAGTACAAATAAGCAATGATATGATCAAAGTTACTATTTTGTTAACATCAAACCAAATTCAGACTATCCAAACGAATAAAAATctccacaaaaaaccccaaaataataCTAACAAATCTGAAATTATCGTAACTATGATTTGCTAAAATCTTCAAAGAGAGGAGTGGAAAATTTGTATTCCAAATGTTTTCTAAAAAGCCAACCAAACGAAAAAAAGACCCCCGAACTCTTGAAGTGCAAATCTCTTCTGCAAGATTATGGCTGTGGAAAGACAGATATTCAGCATGTGTATTACTCAGACATATTGAAATAAGAAGTAGTTAGTTCTAAGTTTTAGAAGTTCTGACTACTGCACCATAAAACAACACTTGAACAGGTCCCAGAACCTGCTATATCAAGAATTAAAAGAATCTTAAATgcataatgtatttttaattaatttaaccTTCCTTTACGTTTCAATAAGTTATCAGTAGAAAATACAAAGTATTAAAAGCACAGAGGGTTTCTGTCAAACCTTAGGAAATAACAATTCATTGTTGTTACTGTTTAAAAAAGCCGAAAGCTTAAAGTTCCATGAGGTACTATTTGTATTCTCCAGTAACCTCTATATTATATAAAGTTTAATCCCAGATGTGTTTAAAAGACAAACCATATTCTGATTCACAAGTTTCAAGTGCATTTAATCATATCCTTACAACACCTTATGTAAGTATGGTAACCTGGGTATTTTGAGATCAGATAATGGCGTAGAGGACACAGCGGAGATACAGAATTGTGAAAGAGATGTTTCATCTAATTATAGCTTTCACTTTACTGTTTCACATTTCAAATTTAATAGAAGACAAATATTGAGAAAATGCAGTCTCTTATCCAAAAGTTAAGTATGTTTACTGACCCTTCCTTAAGGTAATTGTAAAGAATCTGCTTAGCAGTCTCTTCATTTGTTTGCTGTGCAAGATCTTGCTGGCCCTTTAGCAGATCAGGAGTTGCCTAAAAGATAAAGATAAAAGtcaaaagacaaaaatcctGTGATAGTTGTGAACAGAAAAAGTATAATTGGAATTCCCTATTCTATCCTATTAGTGAAAACTTTTATGTGCTATGGATCTGAAGTTCCTAAAGATCCACTGGAGTTTTGCCTTACTGCAATAAGAAACCATACTCCACACCAAAGGAAACAACTTGATTTTGCATACATACCTTTTCACATTCTACTTTTGTGCATCTATGCTTAAGAATCTTCATAACATCATTTATGAGAACCTGTTTGGCCTCACCATCTTCCTTTGCCCATGCAAAAACCAGTTGTTTTACAAATCAGGTTTTCTATActtacaacaacaacaaaaaattatatttacatttctCCAGAACAATCCCATTTGGAAGTATTGTATGATGGGAATTTGTTCTAATGAAGACCAGAAAAATACACAATTAACAATATGACAGCTTTCATATGCTAGAGTGCAAAGAACAGGTTAAAGAATTAATTCAAAATTACCTGTATATTAGGGACGGATGAACATGTTTTTACAGAAATCTTCTTGGCTCCTGATTCAGGGGTAATTGTAATTCGGTTTGGCAACAACAAAGTAGAAGTTACTGTTTTAACTTCCTCTCTCTTACTCTGTCCTGGGAGTGTAGCTGATCTACCCATCAAGCTGCCTGTATCTGTTCCATTCTGTTTATGGTGCTGCAAAGAGCTGAAACTGCTACTCTGAGTGTCTTTGTTGGGCATTTGCAGTTTTCCAATACTTCGAGCAGACATCTTCGTCTCTTTGGAAGGTGACTTTTGATCTCTGGATAACTGCTTGTGAAGGCAAACTTTAGATGGTCTCAGCAAGTGCTCAGTTGACTTACCCAAGCTTTTACTGAATTCACCTAAATAATCTGAATTTACATCAAGTCCTAATGACAAGGCACTATCAACGCTTCTTGATCTTTTACGATCATCTGGATGAATTCTGTTCCTTTTTCCTGACCTGCCTCTTCTGTGAGCATCAACTTTCTTATCAAACTTTTCAATTAGCTGATCTACTGCTGGAAGTGAACCAGTGTCAATATCACGACCAGTTCCTGGCAAGAATGGAATGTATCTCCTGTTTTCATGGCGGTTAACATTGTCTGCATAGATGGCATACTCTTGGTCATCCAGTAAAAATCTGTATAAGGAATTTGCAGAAGTGGGAGTAGCTGATGAGGACGAGGATCTTCGAGAGTCATTCAATACTGGCCCAGTGGAATCTTGCCTGCGGAAGGGAAGAACATCTGGTCTAGGTTTCTTTGTCTCAGGATAAGCAGTGGGACTAACACAGGGGGATCCTCCTGCAGATGAAAATGACTCTGAAACACACACATCACCTGGGCTGATTGTGCTACTCGGACAATCCTGCAGCTGCTTATTTGGATCTTCTACTGATCTGtttagatgtattttttttgaATTTGCTTTGGTTGATTCTGCAAGGTACGTATTTGTTTTTTGTAGGGACACTACTTTCGATGAGGAAATACAAGGCTTTGCTTCAGTTTTTTCATCTGCAAAAGACTTAGATTTATTGCATACAGAAGACTGGTAATTATCCAAGTTCAAGTTACTTTTTTCAGGATCATAAGGCTGCAAAAGTTCAGGATGTCTCTGAAAATTCAACAGATTTGAGTATTTCATTGTTTCATCTTTAAAATCTGGCAATCCACTTTCCTTTTCATTCACATTGGTTATCTGCATTTTTTTAGGCATAGAGGGTTGCACATGCTGTGTTCCAGAAAATTTTGTATGTTCACTGATTTTGTCCTCCAACTTAAAAGCAGTACTGGAGTCCGTGGCTGGCTTGTTTACAGTCTGAGGAATGACCTGCTGTTCTTttccaggaggaggaggattttCTGGCAAACATCCTTCTGTATTGTTCAGTACTATGTAAGGATGTCCATCGATTCCTTGGACTCTAATGCTGACACCATAAGACCCTGTCCTagaattttgcacatttttagTTTGAGTCTCTTCACTTGCGAGTTCAAGAGTGACTTCATAGTCCTGCTGCATATGCTTAAAACCAGCAAAATATGGCTCCATGTCTGTCAGAGGATTATatctgaacagaagaaaaattacaaaattctCACTGTTTTAAGTTAGATTATTTCATTAATTACTTTATTCTACCATTCAATGTGATGATAAAGAATAATGGCAATAATGCAGGGAAATCAATACCCAAGCTCTATCAAGCCCAAAGTGAATACATTATGATACAAAGACAAATGTCAGACGGACATATTCTGATCAATGGAATGTCATGTTATGAATGTTACCTTCATAGAGATTGTGCTCATTGTTTTGCAAtcaaattactttaaatatAAGCAACTCTGGTACAATTTTTTGAGTCAAAGCATGACTTCTGGGTATTTCCACTATATTTACTGAAGACTGTACCCTTCACAAACCAGTGATCACTTTAAAGCCAGCCTTTAGTACCAGCCATATTAACATTTAAACATAAGCCCAGAACAGCAAAACACACCAGGCAGTTTAAGGTTTTATGAGTTTCAGGTAACTAAAGCACTGCAAGTAAGATCAACATCCTCATTCCTttgagttgtgttttttatgtacTTGGGTTTCAATATTTGTTTCTAATGacatctgaaaacaaaattttttatttattatctcATTGTCATCCCTAAGAATAAACTTTCCTACAGATGTTCCAAAAAAACAGTTgctattttaaaacaagatACTTTGCTGAgcaacaaaaatggaaaaacactGCTAGTATTTCCAAGGTTGACGGTGCCTTTTTCAGATCCAATGGGAATGCTAACTCCGGACCATATGTGCCAAAACTGTTTGAATCTAGAAAACAATAAATTCAACCCTACCTgtgtttttaatgttaaatgccattctttctttctctaaCAGCTGGGTTTGCAGGCAGATTTACTTTAGTCTGTTGCAGATTATGAGCCAACTGTCTAAAGGCAGAGGCAGTGCAGTGACAGTACGAGTGTGTCTATAAAAGAATGGAACACAAGACTGTGAGTCTGATACAAAACCTGGAGGGAACAAACTTTTGAACTTAGCTGGGGAGTTGAGTCATCACTGTGGCCTGACAAACCCAAGATCACTAAGCGATGGTAATCAGCAAGAGGAAACCAAAACAACAGGATGTCCCATGGAAAAACAACCCTCTGCAGCCAGTTTCACTCTCCTGTCTATCTATCTCAGCATGAACCACCTCCCTCAGATACTCTAGTCAAGAGCAGAGTTCTCATTCTTTCCTGACAGTGAATGAAAAAGTTTGGCTCAATACTCATAGTACACTAATTTCCATCCAATTCTTCCTCCTAGCAGGAAAGCTCCCCTCAAAAACCTCTCTAAAAAAGCTCCTCTCTAAAAACCaactccagctcctcctcagcAGCAGGCTTATAAATTTTCACCAAGTTTCATATGGCATATTCACATGTGAGCATTTGAAAGAAACCCCTGATTTACACACAGTTGGTCACACTCATGTGTAGTGGATGAATATGTGAACATCTTCACAAAAAGCTCTCCACTCAGCAATCCCAGCCAGATTAGAAATGCCACTAAGACAAACTAAGGAGTATATGAAATTATACACTACACCTTCAAGCTGTACTAGCAGACCTATAAAAAGAGTACAGTTTATCTGAATTTCTCAGCAATGGCAAcaactaaaaatataaaaaggagTCAATAAAAATATACCTAaaagctaaaaattaaaaagtatttaCATCAATCAGCATAAGGAGCAGATAAGCAATACATTACAATACAATTACAATAGGTCTGTTTGGGGGTGACtgctaaaaatattaaataaccaggaaaaaaacacaaacaaccCCCATCCCCTCAAAAATAACAACAGAACACCAACTCCCCTACTATATAGGGGAAATAATATTTAGGTTAATAATCTAacttaaattaatatatttaatttgtCTCTAAAACCATAAAGAAGTATGTGCATTTGCCTTCTTCACATGCATTGTACTAATAAAATTTTACTGTACAAAAGGATAAAACCTTGTAGCAATAAAAGAGCTaaacaaacaaatttttaaatgacattttatcTTTCTGGAACTGTGAAAAAAAGATTACATTTATAAGTTCCCATGACATCAACAAGAAAACAAGACAGATGACCTTACTATTCAAATATTTGAAGGTTTTACATAGAATCTCTATTTTATAGGATGTCAAGCTGTATTGGGTAATACTCACATGAACTacataatatcaaacagttgttttaaaatacacaataaagtggttttgtaattttgtaagcatttttaaattaaagaaaaaacattactGGCTTTCATCACACACAGCCTTTCTGAGGAAATCCTGAAACTATGTTAATTGATTAATTACAGTTACAGTCATTCTCCTGCACACACATTGTACAGTCACATCTCAGGCTCTGGCAGGGTTACAGCAACAGAGGAGGATAAGAGGACTGAAGCTGTTCCTCTCCCATCTGTCTGCCCCACTCCTCTGACAGATGTCACCATGTCAAAAATGAGAACATCTGAAAACTCTGCTGTCTCGGTACACACCTCAGCCATGAAAAAGTGCAGATTGGCATTCTCGGGTAAATGAAATCAGCTTTGTGCTCCATGCTGTGACCAACTGAAATCCTGACATCTGATCCAGTGCAGGAGCTGACAGCTGGGGGCCCTGACAGCTACAACTGCCCGGTTTTAATCTTCTGTAAGGCTGCTGAAGGCCTCAAATGTAATGACAAAAGAGTCTGTTTATTCTTCATCTTATGAAGAGAGGTTAGATATTTAAATGGCAGCTGGGAAGGCAATTACCCTGTTTGTGTGGCTCTTTGTTACATACttgtagttaaaaaaataaagatttttttttacatagaGAGTGATATAAATCCTAATTCCAGGTTTTCTACCAAAGTAGTTCTTTAATGTCTTgctaataattttatttgctatctCAGggtttaaaaatacaattttcagaaaacagaagcaatGACTCTATTAAGGTTTTAAACAGGTGAACAACTGTCATTTTATTATAAAACCAGTTCCTATCTCCTATCTTGAAGCGTCATTACAACATCACATACAAATTAATCAGGACGTAAGAAAAGACTAGttcaataattattttcttttgaaaatattctaCTTGCTAAAACACATAATACAGTCATGGACACACAGTCATCAGCATCTTGCTATCAGGTCAGCAAGTAAGGTATCACGGAATGATGGGATCACCTATTTTGTCAGCAACGTGGCCTTCGACTGCTTGAGGTGAGCAGAAAATTTCAAACTGCTATCCCTGACAATGAAGTTAAAACACAAATTCAATCTTTAAAAACTTCTatgaacaaataaacaaaactggCATTCAAAGCTGCTCAAGCCTTTCAGTTTTGAGATTTCTTCCTAAAGTAAGACTTCATAAAGGTAtttaaacattcattttaaaTGTGGACTTCAGTGGGTATGGAAGTCCCACATTTTATCATTACTCAGAAATGGTTCTATTTTTCTGAACAACTTATTTTTGCCAAAAATAGAAACTATGATATTTGTTGTTTATAAAGAGAACTTGTCAGCAGAGGTTTTCATACCTGAAAATCCAATACTCTGCATGTTCTTCTGTAGCACTTTGTTGTTCAGTGGTGATATGATACTCTACAAAAGAACACTGAAGTTTTAACAAgtcaaaaacttttt
This genomic stretch from Taeniopygia guttata chromosome 10, bTaeGut7.mat, whole genome shotgun sequence harbors:
- the CGNL1 gene encoding cingulin-like protein 1 isoform X2 translates to MEPYFAGFKHMQQDYEVTLELASEETQTKNVQNSRTGSYGVSIRVQGIDGHPYIVLNNTEGCLPENPPPPGKEQQVIPQTVNKPATDSSTAFKLEDKISEHTKFSGTQHVQPSMPKKMQITNVNEKESGLPDFKDETMKYSNLLNFQRHPELLQPYDPEKSNLNLDNYQSSVCNKSKSFADEKTEAKPCISSSKVVSLQKTNTYLAESTKANSKKIHLNRSVEDPNKQLQDCPSSTISPGDVCVSESFSSAGGSPCVSPTAYPETKKPRPDVLPFRRQDSTGPVLNDSRRSSSSSATPTSANSLYRFLLDDQEYAIYADNVNRHENRRYIPFLPGTGRDIDTGSLPAVDQLIEKFDKKVDAHRRGRSGKRNRIHPDDRKRSRSVDSALSLGLDVNSDYLGEFSKSLGKSTEHLLRPSKVCLHKQLSRDQKSPSKETKMSARSIGKLQMPNKDTQSSSFSSLQHHKQNGTDTGSLMGRSATLPGQSKREEVKTVTSTLLLPNRITITPESGAKKISVKTCSSVPNIQATPDLLKGQQDLAQQTNEETAKQILYNYLKEGSPDNDDATKRKVNLVFEKIQTLKSRAAGKTQVLDSSAEVKALVEQKEELERKVVELEKKLDLEIRNQQNSKEERDATRASLEDLQLQLDQSICEKEALKKQLEENEKELRQNLEELFQVKMEQEKHQTEIRDLQDQLSEMHDELDNAKHTDEGEKEILIEELMQMKQDLQEVLIAKDQQEEILRKRERELTALKGALKEEVSSHDTEMDKLKEQHDKELLDLRQSLEKATESAAVLASEKNAAQEKRNSVENQVKELIEENKQLKRTLTELERKIEELHKQIDNMKGEENSLKEKLETYEKEKQQLEEALKHAEMEGKELLVLKVSLESQLEDMQENIRCISQERQQLSQQLKDETQQKEQLKQIKNEMENERLELNKTVEKLQEEMSEMVEISRTSTLELQSQLDEYKEKNRREFVDLQRQLKEKNIEVEKSRLMNIRMQDEMRLMEENLRDHQRAQDEAITKTQLLEQTVKSLEYELEAKNHLKDDRARQIKLMEDKLSHLELELDEEKNNSDLLSERINRCREQIEQMRTELLQERSIKQDLECDKISLERQNKDLKSRILHLEGSYRSSKEGLVAQMEARITELEERLANEERDRVNFQLSNRRLERKVKELMLQVDDEHLSLTDQKDQLSLRLKAMKRQVEEAEEEIDRLENAKKKLQRELEEQLDINEQLQGQLNTAKKELRLKKSPSKMLADSDDDDDDDDFSTDGDSLCEVPSGNNFSKDDDTKV
- the CGNL1 gene encoding cingulin-like protein 1 isoform X1, with amino-acid sequence MEPYFAGFKHMQQDYEVTLELASEETQTKNVQNSRTGSYGVSIRVQGIDGHPYIVLNNTEGCLPENPPPPGKEQQVIPQTVNKPATDSSTAFKLEDKISEHTKFSGTQHVQPSMPKKMQITNVNEKESGLPDFKDETMKYSNLLNFQRHPELLQPYDPEKSNLNLDNYQSSVCNKSKSFADEKTEAKPCISSSKVVSLQKTNTYLAESTKANSKKIHLNRSVEDPNKQLQDCPSSTISPGDVCVSESFSSAGGSPCVSPTAYPETKKPRPDVLPFRRQDSTGPVLNDSRRSSSSSATPTSANSLYRFLLDDQEYAIYADNVNRHENRRYIPFLPGTGRDIDTGSLPAVDQLIEKFDKKVDAHRRGRSGKRNRIHPDDRKRSRSVDSALSLGLDVNSDYLGEFSKSLGKSTEHLLRPSKVCLHKQLSRDQKSPSKETKMSARSIGKLQMPNKDTQSSSFSSLQHHKQNGTDTGSLMGRSATLPGQSKREEVKTVTSTLLLPNRITITPESGAKKISVKTCSSVPNIQATPDLLKGQQDLAQQTNEETAKQILYNYLKEGSPDNDDATKRKVNLVFEKIQTLKSRAAGKTQVLDSSAEVKALVEQKEELERKVVELEKKLDLEIRNQQNSKEERDATRASLEDLQLQLDQSICEKEALKKQLEENEKELRQNLEELFQVKMEQEKHQTEIRDLQDQLSEMHDELDNAKHTDEGEKEILIEELMQMKQDLQEVLIAKDQQEEILRKRERELTALKGALKEEVSSHDTEMDKLKEQHDKELLDLRQSLEKATESAAVLASEKNAAQEKRNSVENQVKELIEENKQLKRTLTELERKIEELHKQIDNMKGEENSLKEKLETYEKEKQQLEEALKHAEMEGKELLVLKVSLESQLEDMQENIRCISQERQQLSQQLKDETQQKEQLKQIKNEMENERLELNKTVEKLQEEMSEMVEISRTSTLELQSQLDEYKEKNRREFVDLQRQLKEKNIEVEKSRLMNIRMQDEMRLMEENLRDHQRAQDEAITKTQLLEQTVKSLEYELEAKNHLKDDRARQIKLMEDKLSHLELELDEEKNNSDLLSERINRCREQIEQMRTELLQERSIKQDLECDKISLERQNKDLKSRILHLEGSYRSSKEGLVAQMEARITELEERLANEERDRVNFQLSNRRLERKVKELMLQVDDEHLSLTDQKDQLSLRLKAMKRQVEEAEEEIDRLENAKKKLQRELEEQLDINEQLQGQLNTAKKELSRLKKSPSKMLADSDDDDDDDDFSTDGDSLCEVPSGNNFSKDDDTKV